In Rhinoraja longicauda isolate Sanriku21f chromosome 12, sRhiLon1.1, whole genome shotgun sequence, the DNA window TCATATTTGTGTCAATTGTTTTTCTTCATCAATGGGAAGCATGAAGTTCGGTAGATTTACTCatgctgacgatagacacaaagtgctggaggaactcagcgggtcaggcagcatctctagagaaaaatgattggtgacgtttcgcgtcgggacccttcttcaaactgaaaattgggggggggggggagaaaagactATACTTTCtctccacctgacccgctgagttcctccagcactttgtgtctattcttggcataaaccagcatctgcagttcctcgtttctacatttaCTCATTCCCATGTGTTTGAGCAttgatggatacaaagtgctggagtaactcactgggtcaggcagtgtatctggagagaaggaataggtgacgttttgggtcaggacccgtctttcataccgctagtttagtttagagatgcagactcagactgaaacatcacctattcattttcccagagatgctgcctgacccgctgagttactccagcacttcgagcctatctccagtttaaaccagcatctgcagttgcttcctacacattctgtttGACCATTGTTTTCTGATATGTCCATTTACAGTGAAATTGAGGGTAAACGCATTCCAATCAGAGGGAGTAATCATTCATAATGTGGGTCTAATAATCTCGAATATAAAAGGTTTTTGATATTGCTTTCGGGTGGAGGGTTTGTGGATCATTGGTGAGGGAGCTTTTGTGATCAtctatgtggagccacaggagatggtgtCAATGaggctgtaggagccatttgtgtttggactagctgttttagcatattatattattttgtatcttgctgtattatttttggagactagggggttgtcatgagatgaatacatatatggacataatggactgggaggagccagaattagaagtacatctgggaatgcagagacgGGAGGCGCCAGACACAGAGGAGCCATGGTGAGATATAGTCCTTACCAGACCTTCGACGAGAGAAGAGTTTGGATAGATacagatctgtttgtattactacttcaataaacgactaattaaacaaaCGTCTTTAAGAACTCTCCGTTGTTGGTTTGTGTCAAGATcgatcaccccaccttctgtgaaGCTGAGAGGACTTCAGTGGGAAGGACCGAAGTTGCCACTACAGAGGCTGcttgaggaggttgttgaggcaagtACCACAACAACAGATAAAAGATACTTGGAGAGGGGTTGAAGGGTTACAAAAGCAATGGTGCTCATTTTGGAAAATTTAAAAGTCAttcgggcaggtacatggataggaaaggttgagaacgatatggaccaaacatgggtaaaTCCTCTTGAGTTACATTGTGtctttgtataccagcatctacagttccctctTCCCTAcaactcaccaacttctacagatgccccatagaaagcattttatcaggatgcatcatggctttagaactgagatgaggaaaaactttttcagtcagagagttgtgaatctgtggaattctctgcctcagaaggcagtggaggccaattctctgaatgcattcaagagagagctggatagagctcttaaggatagcgggtatggggaaaaggcagggtactgattgagaatgatcagccatgatcacattgaatggcagtgctggctcgaagggccgaatggcctcctgcacgtattgtctattggtttgggaacagctccatccaagacagcaagaaattgcagcggattgtggacacagcccagaccatcacctgATGGGCCGGCTGGATGCCTAATTCTATttttctttatgaccttatgacgtgacaataaactaaattaactaactaATTAAACTTGCTATGGACAACTGGGCCCATTTTTGATGGGCTGTCTTGGTAATTGGAGTAATTgggctgtggggcctgtttctgtgcagtatgactccatCATTAAGTTATGGAGGATTGTGCAAGAGTAAGCTGGCATTCAAAGACCggcccacccctctgcaatcaccaatttgcacatcctcacagaatgactccagtttaacaatagaaattgtggaGGTGGAGAGTCTATtcggaaaacagaaaagccggaaatctccacgaccggacaatgtttccccctctaccctcaagctctgtgccgaacaactggcaccgatctacacaaacattttcaaccagtccctgcgaacctgcactgtccctgcctgcttcaaggtctctactattgtccctgtacccaaaaagacaaggatcactgatcttaatgactacaggcctgtcgcacttacctctgtagtcatgaagacctttgaaagacgtgctggcccagctgaaaaacatcacaaaccccctgctggacctcctgcagtttgcatacagggccaatagatcggtggatgatgcagtcaatctaggcctgcacttcatcctccagcacctagcccgcaaggggacctatgccaggattctgtttgtggactttagctctgcttttaacaccattgtgccagagctactacactacaaactctcccagccttctgtgcctgaacccctctgtcagtggatcatcaacttcctgacggacaggaagcagcatgtgaggctgggaaagcacatctcggacccgcagaccctcagcattggagcaccgcaaggctgcgtactctcccctctcctttactctctctacaccaacgactgcacctccacagactcctctgtcaagctcctcaagtttgcggttgacactaccctgattggactgacccgtacactaacactatcctacacacactagggacaatttttacatttacccagtcagttaacctacatacctgtacgtctttggagtgtgggaggaaaccgaaggtttcggagaaaacccatgcaggtcacggggagaacgtacaaactccgtatagacgacgcccgtagtcaggatcgaacctgtgtctccggcgctgcattcactgtaaggcagcaactctactgctgtgccaccgtaccgctgtgaaagactggagcggctaggcttgaatacactggaatttagacggatgagaggggatcttatcgaaacataagattattaaggtgttggacacgttagaggcaggaaacatgttcccaatgttgggggagtccagaaccaggggccacagtttaagaataaggggtagaaaggagatgaggaaaaactttttcagtcagagagttgtaaatctgtggaattcactgcctcagaaggcagtggaggccaaatctctgaatgcattcaagagagagctagatcgagctcttaaggatagcggagtcagagggtatggggagaaggcaggaacggggtactgattgagaatgatcagccatgatcaagttgaatgatggtgctggctcgaaggaccgaatggcctactcctgcacctattgtctattgtctataagagtcagagtcatacagcatggaaacagtcctttggcccaactggacAATACTAACCAAGTGGTTGGGCaaactagaactttattccttggagcgcaagaggctgagagatgatcttgcagaggtatataaattcatgagaggaatagataaagtgaatgcacagaatcttctaCCCACggtgggagaatcaagaacccatctaaactagtcccatttggctgtgATGCCACATATCCATCTCAACCTTTCTGTCCGTGTACATGCCCAAGTTTccgttaaatgttgttatagcacctgccttaactatctcctctggcagcttgttccatcaccCAATGGGTGAAaaggctgcccctcaggttcctattaaatcttagaaacatagacaataggtgcaggaggaggccactcggcccttcgagccagcaccgccattccatatgatcatggctgatcatccaaaatcagaatcctgttcctgctgtttcccccataccccttgattccgttagccctaagagctactagTATGGTGCCTGATTTAGGGGGTATTAACTACAAGGAAAGGTAGgcgagacttggattgttttctctggaacgtcagaggtcaaaattatgagaggcatagataaggtagaagtcagaacctttttcaaagGATGCAAATATCAAAaagtagagggcatagttttaaggtgagtgaAGAATAGTCTAAACAAGATGTGGGGGGCAGGTATTTTAGttggtagatgcctggaacatgctgctgggggtggtggaggcGAGTAGCGTAGAAACCCGAAgatcccggtggaaacccacgcggtcagagggagaacgtgcaaactccacacggattgCACCCGAgttgaggatcgaacccaggtctctggtggcgtaatgcagcagctctcccagctgtatcacatgttgctctggtttcctcccacatcccaaatccgTGCAGTTTGGTAGTATAGCCTGGGACTGGAGGTCAAGTATCCCGACAGGCTTTGGGAAGGATGCTACTAGCTGGAGACAGACTGagcgaaatgctggagtcaggagAACAAAAGAGCACTGTGAAAACGGCCACTTCATTGACATATGGTGGGAGCAGAGCTGAAGGAAGGTACCTTCACGGACAGGCAGTGCggccttgagaagataaggtgCCTTATGGCGGGTCTGGAGGCtcattctttgttaaagaagtttattgcaaccaacattcgattacaaagtataacgaacgagattacagacaaccattaattctaactgttcacttcgaagaactctcctaactaactggttttgggcgtcaaaaccacacgtgacgtcgctgtccaatcagcgggctcaactccctggaccaatccctacggtcgcacccacacgtgaccttgctggccaatctgagggttcgactcccaggactaatctctatggtcgctacagcctGGAAATCACGCTACAGCGTGAAATCATTCaccctttcatttcctcccgcctagactactgcaactccctatacactgggatcagccaatcttccctgtcccgcctgcaactggtccaaaacacctcataagtggttctctcgcgcaggtcggagtgagtatagtgattatattttgaagtcggcctttttgaccaagttgaggagatctagttgttTAATCCCCTTATTACTTAACATCGGGAAcagcacgtgtgttgggtggtaacatattccatttccTTATTGTCCtcaggtaaagggaatattggtaacaaagtttattgaaatttagcgagttgagtagggaccggtattttgtcttgttttatGGCGGTTGGTGtcctgggatgacggaagatttgatggcgtgattttgtgaatttccttgtaaattgcaataagtcttagcctgattctgcagagctctagggtatcccatccgagagaagtcagcatattattcacgcttgatttgcgcttgtagtcattatATACAAAGCGAGCTGCTCAGCGTTGTACTTtgtcctgtgtgtgtgcgtgcgcctgtgtgtgcgtgtgactgcgtgtgcttgtgtgtgtgtgtttttgtgtgtgcccgtgtgtgtctgtttgtttgAGGTCGGGACACAGAAAGTCACctatcctaagacgtacaggtatgtaggttaattggctaggtaaatgtaaaaattgtccttagtgggtgtaggatagtgttaatgtacggggatcactgggcggcacggacttggagggccgaaaaggcctgtttccgactgtagatatatgatatatgatatgatatatgatatgttctccagagatgctgcctgacccactgagttactccagcactcggtgtctttttttttctctctctcttcactcgtcTGGTAAGATTTGTACTGCAAACCTGAACTACTCCCTGACAAAAGCTGCAATACTCCCCACGCAAAGGCAGAGGAGGCACCATTAAATGCGTCAGGAAACTGAGACTTCCCACATAGAGGTGATGGTCAGCAAAGGTTGCACGAGTAACTGACGAGATTTTTCTTCGATAGTTTCCAGGATGCTTTTCTGGTACTTTTGATATTCGTTCAGCTTCATTTGGATAGAAGACATGATGGTGGACAGGTCCACGTGGATATCCTGAGACGTGGTGTTTCTATAATGAAAGAGTGAACAatggttatagtttagtttagtttagtttagagagacagcacggacacaggcccttcggcccactgagtccgcgccgacctgcaatcatcccgcacattaacactatcctacacacactagggacaatttacacatacaccaagccaattaacttacatacctgcacatctttggagtgtgggaagaaactatagttcttggagaaaacccacccggttacggggagaacatacaaactccgtacagacagcacccatagtcaagatcgaacccgggtccccggtgatgcaagcactgtaaggcagcaactctaccgccgcgccaccgtggccgcccacaaATTTCCATTCAGAAGCTTCAAATAATTACaattttgggtggcacggtggtgcagcgctagagttgctgccttacagtgctttcagcgccaAAGACGTgcgttcgaccccgactacagatgctgtctgtagtttgtccgttctccccgtgacctgcgtgggttttctccgagatcttgaatTTTCTCCCACGTTACTTTGTGGCAACTCTTTTGCGCACTTTGTatccaaaaacaaagaatttcactgtacctaggtgcatgCGGCAATAAACTATCGTCAGCATCAGCCACTGCATCAGCTTCATCTGCTTCTCCATCATCTGCATCACCATCGTCGGCATCATTATCATCAGCATTAACATTATCATAATCTGTATCAGGATCATCATAATCAGCTTTGGCTTCATCATAATCAGCATTGTCATCATCATAATCAGGATTGGCATCATCATAATCAGCAGCAGTCCAATCATAATCAGCATTGGCATCATCATAATCTGCATCAGCATCATCCTTGGCATCATCATAATCAGCATTGGCATCATTATTATCAACATTAGCATCAGCATTGGCATCATCATAATCAGGATTAGCATCATCATAATCAGCATTGGCATCATCATAATCAGGATTACCATCATCAGCATCATCCTTGGCATCATCATAATCAGCATTGGCATCATCATTATTAGCATTGGCATCATCATAATCAGGATTAGCATCATCAGCATCATCCTTGGCATCATCATAATCAGTATTGGCATCATCATAATCAGCATTAGCATCATCATAATCAGCATTGGCATCATCATAATCAGGATTAGCATCATCAGCATCATCCTTGGCATCATCATAATCAGCATTGGCATCATCATTATTAGCATTGGCATCATCATAGTCAGGATTAGCATCATCATAATCAGCATTGGCATCATCATAATCAGGATTTGCATCATCCTTGGCATCATCATAATCAGCATTGGCATCATCATAATCAGCATTAGCATCATCATAATCAGCATTGGCATCATCATAATCAGGATTAGCATCATCATAATCAGCATTGGCATCATAATCAGGATTAGCATCATCAGCATCATCCTTGGCATCATCATAATCAGCATTGGCATCATCATTATTAGCATTGGCATCATCATAATCAGGATTAGCATCATCAGTATCATCCTTGGCATCATCATAATCAGTATTGGCATCATCATAATCAGCATTAGCATCATCATAATCAGCATTGGCATCATCATAATCAGGATTAGCATCATCAGCATCATCCTTGGCATCATCATAATCAGCATTGGCATCATCATGATCAGCATTAGCATCATCATAATCAGCATTGGCATCATCATAATCAGGAATAGCATCATCATAATCATGATTAGCATTATCATAATCAGGATTAGCATCATCATAATCAGCATTGGCATCATCATAATCAGGATTAGCATTATCATAATCAGGATTAGCATCATCATAATCAGCAGCAGCCCAATCACAATCAGCATAAGCATCATCAGATTGGATTTGACTTGGATTCACAGCGCCATATTGGGAAAAAACTATgttgtacccagagatggtgtacctaaaagaataaaaataatgaaaagaGTTAGAATAAATATGAAAACTTTTCCAGGCAGTGGGTTACAGAAATCAAAGATTTAACTCGCTGTAAACCCTTCATCACATTAATTTTAAATTTCTGATTCTCAGTTATCAACCTTGCTGCTAAAatttaatttgatttgatttaatttgatttgatttattactttattgtcattgtagtggTGCATACAACAAAATTCAGGCACACTGAGtggagctcaaatgtacaagataaaaaaaATAACAGGCAAAGagtaagaaaaataaaaactgttCATACGCTCACgtgcacacactgtgacacatacacgcagattcacacacgcacacacattatGCCTACATATGCACCCtgatcagaatataagatattgcactcaGAAGGTCATTGTTAGAATGTAAGATACtgcacagaatagtattataaaaataaatattataaatgaatacaTCAGTATTGCACAGAGGTAGGTATTGTACAATATAAATATTGTATAAGTAgtgtgctttcagtgcagagttcagtgtggtgatggccttagggtagaaactgtttgttagtcttgtggtgtgcgctttgttggacctgtagcgctttcctgaggacagaagggcaaacaagtgatgggcagtgtgagatgggtcctttaggatgcaggatgCCTTCCACAGGCAACTGGAGCTATAGATGTCTTCCAGGGCAGGCAGATGTGTGTTGACGATCTTCAGGGCTGTGTAgatgactctctgcagagccttcttgtCAGCCGCAGAACTGTTGCCACACCACACCGGGTCAGGACACTCCCATGTGTCAGgacactctcaatggagcagcggtagaaggaCACTAGCAGCTGTTGTGGCAGGTTGACTTTCCGGAGGGTTCTTAGGAAGTGAAGCCGCTGTTGTGCCTTCTTAAggcactgtgtgtgtgcgtgcgcctgTGTGCTGGCGCACGggcctgtgtgtgcgtgcacacaagtgtcctgtgtgtgtgcatgcgcctgtgtgtgcgtgtgactgcgtgtgcttgtgtgtgtgtttttgtgtgtgcccgtgtgtgtctgtttgtttgAGGTCGGGACAcagaaagtcacctatccatgttctccagagatgctgcctgacccactgagttactccggcactcagtgtctttttttttctctctctcttcactcgtcTGGTAAGATTTGTACTGCAAACCTGAACTACTCCCTGACAAAAGCTGCAATACTCCCCACGCAAAGGCAGAGGAGGCATCATTAAATGCGTCAGGAAACTGAGACTTcccaggtagaggcgatggtcaGCAAAGGTTGCACGAGTAACTGACAAGATTTTTCTTCGATAGTTTCCAGGATGCTTTTCTGGTACTTTTGATATTCGTTCATCTTCAATTGGATAGAAGACATGATGGTGGACAGGTCCACGTGGATATCCTGAGACGTGGTGTTTCTATAATGAAAGAGTGAACAgtggttatagtttagtttagtttagtttagagagacagcacggacacaggcccttcggcccactgagtccgcgctgacctgcaatcatcccgcacattaacactatcctacacacactagggacaatttacacatacaccaagccaattaacttacatacctgcacatctttggagtgtgggaagaaaccatagttcttggagaaaacccacccggttacggggagaacatacaaactccgtacagacagcacccatagtcaagatcgaacccgggtccccagcgatgcaagcactgtaaggcagcaactctaccgccgcgccaccgtggccgcccacaaATTTCCATTCAGAAGC includes these proteins:
- the LOC144598466 gene encoding uncharacterized protein LOC144598466, which codes for PTAWKSFHIYSNSFHYFYSFRYTISGYNIVFSQYGAVNPSQIQSDDAYADCDWAAADYDDANPDYDNANPDYDDANADYDDANPDYDNANHDYDDAIPDYDDANADYDDANADHDDANADYDDAKDDADDANPDYDDANADYDDANADYDDANTDYDDAKDDTDDANPDYDDANANNDDANADYDDAKDDADDANPDYDANADYDDANPDYDDANADYDDANADYDDANADYDDAKDDANPDYDDANADYDDANPDYDDANANNDDANADYDDAKDDADDANPDYDDANADYDDANADYDDANTDYDDAKDDADDANPDYDDANANNDDANADYDDAKDDADDGNPDYDDANADYDDANPDYDDANADANVDNNDANADYDDAKDDADADYDDANADYDWTAADYDDANPDYDDDNADYDEAKADYDDPDTDYDNVNADDNDADDGDADDGEADEADAVADADDSLLPHAPRNTTSQDIHVDLSTIMSSIQMKLNEYQKYQKSILETIEEKSRQLLVQPLLTITSMWEVSVS